One part of the Bdellovibrio bacteriovorus genome encodes these proteins:
- a CDS encoding aromatic amino acid hydroxylase: METDFLPPHLRKYVVEQHYEKYTPVDQAVWRYVLRQLKAFLSKHAHECYVEGLKKTGIDIERIPRIEDVSKKIQEFGWRALPVSGFIPPAAFMELQSLGVLPIASDMRTLDHLLYTPAPDIVHEAAGHAPILIHPEFSDYLRQYAQVAKKAIISKEDLDLYEAIRDLSDIKENPASTPEQVKAAEEHLDKVGKSISHISEASELSRMNWWTAEYGLIGELDNPKIFGAGLLSSVGESKWCLSQKVKKIPLTVDCIKTSYDITEPQPQLFVAKDFKTLVRVLDEMANQMAFRIGGLKGLNKAIEAQSVNTAELNSGLQISGQIVEAITDSNGALAYLRLQGPSQLSYQDHELPGHDQKYHAHGFGTPVGFLKAYPNQCPSTFTASQWAELNVVAGKETRLEFVSGVVVTGKVQSVLQKDGKTLVLALTDAKAEFNGRVLFAPEWGTFDMAVGSTVPSVFGGPADREAYGETTDFVAKRVPAPKYSNEELQRQSLYGQVRKIREDKFQGPALTDALEKVLTIHKTLMPTDWLLLMESLELVLSRHPESKLKKQIEDDLATLSKKDEKTHGLISDGLVLAGAL; the protein is encoded by the coding sequence ATGGAGACGGACTTTCTACCGCCACACTTAAGAAAATACGTCGTAGAACAACACTACGAAAAGTACACTCCCGTTGATCAGGCTGTGTGGCGCTATGTTTTGCGCCAACTGAAGGCCTTTTTGTCCAAACATGCTCATGAATGTTACGTCGAAGGTTTGAAGAAAACCGGCATCGATATCGAACGCATTCCGCGCATTGAGGACGTCAGTAAAAAAATCCAGGAATTCGGCTGGCGCGCATTGCCGGTCAGTGGCTTTATCCCGCCGGCAGCCTTCATGGAGCTGCAATCCCTTGGGGTGCTGCCAATTGCTTCGGACATGCGCACCCTGGATCATTTGCTATACACCCCGGCCCCGGACATTGTTCACGAAGCTGCGGGTCACGCCCCGATTCTAATTCATCCGGAGTTTTCCGATTACCTGCGCCAGTATGCTCAGGTCGCGAAGAAAGCCATCATCAGCAAAGAGGATCTGGATCTTTACGAAGCCATCCGTGACCTTTCTGACATCAAGGAAAACCCGGCCTCCACACCTGAACAGGTCAAGGCGGCGGAAGAACATCTGGACAAGGTTGGTAAAAGCATCAGCCATATCTCAGAAGCGTCTGAACTGTCCCGCATGAACTGGTGGACGGCGGAATACGGTTTGATTGGTGAGCTCGACAATCCAAAGATCTTTGGTGCGGGCTTGCTTTCCAGTGTCGGTGAATCCAAGTGGTGCCTAAGTCAGAAGGTGAAAAAGATCCCTCTGACTGTGGACTGCATTAAAACTTCCTATGACATTACTGAACCGCAGCCGCAATTGTTCGTGGCGAAGGATTTCAAAACTTTGGTGCGAGTGCTGGATGAAATGGCGAACCAGATGGCCTTCCGTATCGGCGGCCTGAAGGGCTTAAACAAAGCTATCGAAGCTCAGTCCGTGAACACGGCCGAGCTGAATTCCGGCCTGCAGATTTCCGGTCAGATCGTGGAAGCGATCACCGACAGTAACGGCGCCCTGGCTTATTTGCGTTTGCAAGGGCCTTCGCAGTTGTCCTATCAGGATCACGAACTTCCCGGCCATGATCAAAAGTATCATGCCCATGGATTCGGAACTCCGGTGGGCTTCCTGAAAGCGTATCCAAATCAGTGCCCTTCCACATTCACAGCCAGCCAGTGGGCTGAACTGAATGTGGTTGCGGGCAAAGAAACGCGCCTTGAATTTGTTTCTGGCGTCGTTGTGACCGGCAAGGTTCAGTCCGTTCTGCAAAAAGACGGAAAGACCCTGGTCCTGGCTTTGACCGATGCCAAAGCGGAATTCAACGGCCGCGTGCTGTTTGCTCCAGAGTGGGGCACCTTTGACATGGCCGTGGGATCCACGGTCCCGTCAGTGTTTGGCGGGCCTGCAGATCGCGAAGCTTATGGTGAAACCACTGACTTCGTGGCCAAACGTGTTCCGGCCCCGAAGTATTCCAACGAAGAACTGCAAAGACAAAGCCTGTACGGTCAGGTTCGCAAGATCCGCGAAGACAAATTTCAGGGGCCTGCCTTGACTGACGCTTTGGAAAAAGTTCTGACAATTCACAAAACCCTGATGCCGACCGACTGGCTGCTGCTGATGGAGTCTTTGGAACTTGTTTTATCTCGTCACCCTGAATCGAAACTAAAAAAACAGATCGAAGACGATCTGGCGACTCTGTCCAAGAAGGATGAAAAAACCCACGGCCTGATTTCTGACGGCCTGGTATTGGCTGGAGCCCTGTAA
- a CDS encoding RNA methyltransferase produces MKRPFEIRIVLVRTIYERNIGATSRAMSNMGIEKLILIDPKCEITYEAQQAAATGQTGLQNRTTYASWDEFLKQEPESIKVAFTARDGKGRQVRDVDEVLKDIADKAPQFQVESDVPYVVHLVFGPEDWGLAGEDLEHANFCACIPTFGDNWSLNLAQATLLGMYSLRRTWGGQRTKLDGGKVRRAPQGIEGIDPEATLKTWLEEMGFDLTRQRKINVFTVLRRMLLQNTPTKKELVILETVLQQSIRKLREWKEFQNRDR; encoded by the coding sequence ATGAAACGTCCTTTTGAGATTCGTATTGTTCTGGTTCGCACTATCTATGAAAGAAACATCGGCGCCACTTCAAGGGCTATGTCCAACATGGGGATTGAAAAGCTGATCCTGATTGATCCCAAGTGCGAAATCACCTATGAAGCCCAGCAAGCGGCGGCCACCGGCCAAACCGGCCTGCAAAACCGCACGACTTATGCTTCCTGGGACGAGTTCCTGAAACAAGAACCCGAAAGCATCAAAGTCGCCTTCACCGCCCGCGATGGCAAAGGCCGTCAAGTGCGTGATGTCGATGAAGTTCTTAAGGACATCGCCGACAAAGCCCCTCAGTTCCAGGTGGAAAGTGACGTGCCTTACGTCGTTCACTTGGTCTTCGGCCCCGAAGACTGGGGACTTGCCGGAGAAGACCTTGAGCACGCCAACTTCTGCGCCTGCATCCCGACATTTGGTGACAACTGGAGTTTGAATCTGGCGCAAGCCACACTGCTTGGCATGTACAGTCTGCGCCGCACCTGGGGTGGACAACGTACGAAACTGGACGGCGGAAAAGTTCGCCGCGCCCCCCAAGGCATCGAGGGCATTGATCCCGAGGCCACTTTGAAAACCTGGCTTGAAGAAATGGGCTTTGATCTGACCCGCCAAAGAAAGATCAATGTCTTCACCGTTCTTCGTCGTATGCTTTTGCAAAACACGCCGACCAAAAAAGAACTGGTGATTCTGGAAACCGTTTTGCAACAAAGCATTCGCAAACTGCGTGAATGGAAGGAATTCCAGAACCGCGATCGTTAG
- a CDS encoding PspC domain-containing protein codes for MLEAVLMEAEVTEQNTQKLDYRWVRSDKGALAGVCKGLGDALGIETWILRVIWLVAVLWFGSGIVFYLILAVCLPRVDRLDQALDRKLLGVCARIAKRYHIEVGVVRTGFVLFSLVTFGAAILGYGLCYFLIPKADEPASRSKSAGVF; via the coding sequence TTGCTTGAAGCAGTATTGATGGAGGCCGAAGTGACCGAACAAAACACACAGAAACTGGACTATCGTTGGGTTCGATCCGATAAAGGCGCCTTGGCTGGCGTTTGTAAGGGTTTGGGCGACGCTTTGGGTATCGAAACTTGGATACTGCGCGTCATTTGGCTGGTTGCGGTTCTCTGGTTTGGCAGTGGGATCGTGTTTTATTTGATCCTGGCAGTTTGCTTGCCCCGTGTCGACAGACTGGACCAAGCTCTAGATAGAAAGCTTCTTGGCGTGTGTGCTAGAATAGCTAAACGGTACCACATCGAGGTGGGAGTAGTAAGAACGGGATTTGTTCTGTTCTCGCTGGTCACTTTCGGTGCTGCGATCCTGGGTTACGGCCTTTGTTACTTTCTTATTCCCAAGGCTGACGAACCCGCAAGTCGCTCAAAGAGCGCAGGAGTATTTTAA
- a CDS encoding bacteriohemerythrin, with protein sequence MAESFFKWDQERLTTHVDAMDHEHQKLIQIMNRLYERNEAKASKAELTSIVRELASWTVTHFDHEEKFFDTLAYSQAAVHKKIHRDLIERLKGHQAEFEKTGVLTPAFFQFLKTWLTAHIMGIDTKYGEIAAKKSA encoded by the coding sequence ATGGCTGAATCATTCTTTAAATGGGACCAGGAGCGACTAACCACACATGTGGACGCCATGGACCATGAACATCAAAAACTAATCCAAATCATGAACCGTCTGTATGAGCGTAACGAAGCCAAGGCCTCCAAGGCCGAACTTACGTCCATCGTGCGTGAACTGGCCAGTTGGACCGTGACTCACTTTGACCACGAGGAAAAGTTCTTCGACACCCTGGCGTATTCACAGGCCGCCGTTCACAAGAAGATCCACCGGGATCTGATCGAGCGTCTGAAGGGGCACCAGGCAGAATTTGAAAAAACCGGGGTGCTGACACCAGCCTTCTTCCAGTTCCTGAAAACCTGGCTGACCGCGCACATTATGGGGATTGACACCAAGTACGGTGAAATCGCCGCCAAGAAGTCGGCTTAA
- the rfaD gene encoding ADP-glyceromanno-heptose 6-epimerase, producing MIIVTGANGFIGSVMVWELNQKGLTDIVAVDSVGLSERNLLRKQKITKFLLKDDLWPFLETEEAKKKVTWIIHMGACSSTTETNKEFLWENNTYYTQRIFEWCAEHGKSMIYASSAATYGAGELGFDDTTDPEKLRPLNLYGESKVLFDRWAVKQTKTPPHWYGLKFFNVFGPNEYHKGAMSSVAFKAYNQIKDTGALGLFKSADPNYKDGEFMRDFVYVKDVTGWMAELMDKKPKNGVYNMGFGKPRTWLDLASGVFKAMGKDMKINWLEMPENIRGQYQYFTEAKTDKWLAAGMSPAKWPLEKAVADYIQNYLSKDDKDL from the coding sequence ATGATTATTGTAACAGGCGCAAACGGTTTTATTGGCAGTGTGATGGTGTGGGAACTGAACCAAAAAGGTCTTACCGATATCGTCGCGGTGGACTCGGTCGGTCTTTCCGAACGCAATCTTCTTCGCAAACAAAAAATCACCAAGTTCCTTTTGAAGGATGACTTGTGGCCGTTCCTTGAAACCGAGGAAGCAAAAAAGAAAGTCACCTGGATCATCCATATGGGCGCCTGCTCTTCCACGACAGAAACCAACAAAGAGTTCCTGTGGGAGAACAACACTTACTACACACAAAGAATCTTTGAATGGTGCGCAGAACATGGCAAATCCATGATCTATGCCTCCAGTGCTGCAACTTACGGAGCAGGTGAACTGGGCTTTGACGACACCACCGATCCTGAAAAACTGCGTCCGCTGAATCTGTACGGTGAATCCAAAGTTCTATTTGACCGCTGGGCGGTGAAGCAGACAAAAACTCCTCCACACTGGTATGGACTTAAGTTCTTCAACGTCTTTGGTCCGAATGAATACCACAAAGGCGCCATGTCCAGCGTGGCCTTTAAAGCCTACAATCAGATCAAGGACACCGGCGCGTTGGGACTGTTCAAATCCGCAGACCCGAACTATAAAGACGGCGAATTCATGCGTGACTTCGTTTATGTGAAGGACGTCACCGGCTGGATGGCCGAGCTGATGGACAAGAAACCAAAGAATGGCGTTTACAACATGGGCTTCGGAAAACCACGCACGTGGCTGGATCTGGCCAGTGGTGTGTTCAAGGCCATGGGGAAAGACATGAAAATCAACTGGCTTGAGATGCCTGAAAACATCCGCGGCCAGTATCAATACTTCACCGAAGCTAAAACCGACAAGTGGCTGGCTGCGGGCATGAGCCCGGCGAAATGGCCTTTGGAAAAAGCCGTCGCTGATTATATTCAGAACTATCTGTCCAAAGACGACAAAGACCTGTAA
- the ribD gene encoding bifunctional diaminohydroxyphosphoribosylaminopyrimidine deaminase/5-amino-6-(5-phosphoribosylamino)uracil reductase RibD, with protein sequence MELIRSLSLPAIGTKLTAEEAMSLAISEAYKGATRVSPNPLVGAVVLDAQGGFLSAGHHEFYGGPHAEVNALKNLSPEQLKGAHAFVTLEPCAHEGKTPSCAKMMAKLPLKKVTFGLIDPNPLVAGQGAEILRQAGIEAEVFSSPHPALDAKIKTELEEVCEAFLWNFRKKKVFVSLKMASSLDGQVALRSGESQWITGPESREYVHYIRACHDGILVGKGTIDFDNPSLNIRHPQITKKNKVIVVDGEAELLPKFTNLKLSEVHASEDVIWCVAEELREKVEKLRGTLAKSPDVVYVKTRVGGDLDLEDLLAQLYKKGLRSVMVEGGAFTASSFVSYHLVNRLYMFQAPIIMGSGGSRSWTESVRISTMTDKIHLKNPRYLTFGNDFMITGTL encoded by the coding sequence ATGGAACTGATTCGTTCTTTGTCCCTGCCTGCCATTGGAACCAAGCTCACGGCTGAAGAAGCCATGAGCCTTGCCATCAGCGAGGCCTATAAGGGAGCAACGCGAGTCAGTCCCAACCCGCTGGTGGGTGCGGTGGTTCTGGATGCTCAAGGAGGATTTTTATCCGCCGGTCATCATGAATTTTACGGCGGCCCCCATGCGGAAGTGAATGCTCTGAAAAATCTTTCGCCGGAACAGCTTAAAGGCGCTCATGCCTTTGTTACGCTGGAGCCTTGTGCGCACGAAGGGAAAACCCCTTCCTGCGCCAAGATGATGGCAAAACTTCCACTGAAAAAAGTGACCTTTGGTTTGATCGATCCCAACCCGCTGGTGGCGGGGCAGGGCGCGGAAATTCTGCGCCAGGCGGGGATTGAAGCCGAGGTGTTTTCTTCGCCTCATCCGGCCCTGGATGCGAAAATCAAAACAGAGCTTGAAGAAGTCTGCGAAGCGTTCCTGTGGAACTTCCGCAAAAAGAAAGTCTTCGTTTCTTTGAAGATGGCTTCCAGCCTTGACGGGCAGGTGGCGCTTCGTTCGGGTGAAAGCCAGTGGATCACCGGTCCTGAATCCCGGGAATACGTTCACTACATCCGCGCCTGCCATGATGGAATCCTGGTGGGTAAAGGCACCATTGATTTTGATAATCCGTCTTTGAACATTCGTCACCCGCAGATCACGAAAAAGAACAAGGTCATCGTGGTCGATGGGGAAGCTGAGCTGCTGCCGAAATTCACCAATCTGAAACTTTCCGAAGTGCATGCCTCTGAGGATGTGATCTGGTGTGTGGCCGAAGAGCTGCGTGAAAAGGTTGAAAAACTGCGCGGCACTTTGGCGAAATCCCCGGACGTGGTTTACGTAAAAACCCGCGTGGGTGGCGATCTGGATCTGGAAGACCTTTTGGCGCAGCTTTATAAAAAAGGTCTTCGATCGGTGATGGTTGAAGGGGGCGCATTCACGGCCAGCTCCTTTGTTAGTTACCACCTTGTAAATCGACTTTATATGTTCCAGGCTCCTATCATCATGGGCTCTGGAGGCTCTCGGTCCTGGACGGAAAGCGTTCGTATTTCCACCATGACGGATAAGATCCACTTGAAGAACCCTCGTTATCTGACTTTCGGTAACGATTTCATGATCACGGGGACCTTATAG
- a CDS encoding S41 family peptidase, which translates to MVLVLGASLYLVRLSGKDVSKVKSGEDYWAETGLGPAALEDLLQDQTCGSSERYFLACANAILTVANRYNLSLNLQGELVPVHEALSADMSSEKKQLEPWKEYFTSHTAKATQISFLKAWEQLKAEYIKPKQSSMMVGLGLNGFISVFRDPHTYFMPVNQFQEVISRADSRSVTLGITLGSHKGQYVVRKLTEGSPAKASGIQKGDVLISINGTPVKGLMQPRVSELLKGEVGDVVRIRVERDGETLKFRLRRQEITVATVSTRVIEGIKPIAVIGINKFARGACEKVKESLEIVKRSHVRGLLLDLRDNPGGQMEEAACIASLFVGPENKIFEVRYLDPSKKAEVFYGGEEKHFDMPMAVLVNAASASASEIVAGALRDLNRAVLVGERTFGKGSFQEGEYWSQNKKIALFETKGFYYLPSGRSPQMKGLEPDVAVNFEEISVVREAEQFINPLRAPERQVRAMAQSMSSSECLDLEDGSPSDDLQLTKARQVLFCTKAVARAGL; encoded by the coding sequence ATGGTTTTGGTCTTGGGGGCCAGCCTGTATCTTGTGCGTCTTTCAGGTAAAGACGTCAGCAAGGTGAAGTCCGGTGAAGACTATTGGGCCGAGACCGGCTTGGGGCCGGCAGCCCTGGAAGACCTGCTTCAGGATCAGACCTGTGGCAGTTCCGAACGCTACTTCCTGGCTTGTGCCAATGCCATTCTGACAGTTGCCAATCGCTACAATCTGAGCCTGAATTTGCAAGGGGAGCTGGTCCCAGTTCACGAAGCCTTGTCTGCCGACATGAGCTCTGAGAAAAAACAGTTGGAACCGTGGAAAGAATATTTCACTTCACACACTGCCAAAGCCACACAGATCTCTTTCCTGAAAGCATGGGAACAACTGAAGGCTGAATATATCAAACCCAAACAAAGCTCCATGATGGTGGGCCTGGGGTTGAATGGTTTTATCTCGGTCTTCCGTGATCCACACACTTACTTTATGCCGGTCAATCAGTTCCAGGAAGTGATCTCCAGAGCCGACAGTCGTTCGGTCACTTTGGGAATCACGTTGGGCAGCCACAAAGGCCAGTACGTTGTGCGCAAGCTGACCGAAGGCAGTCCCGCGAAAGCTTCCGGCATTCAAAAAGGGGATGTGCTGATTTCCATCAACGGCACCCCTGTTAAAGGTCTGATGCAGCCGCGCGTTTCTGAATTGTTGAAAGGTGAAGTCGGCGATGTGGTTCGCATCCGTGTTGAGCGTGATGGCGAAACCTTGAAGTTCCGCCTGCGCCGCCAGGAAATCACTGTGGCCACGGTTTCCACCCGAGTGATCGAAGGCATCAAGCCTATTGCGGTGATTGGTATCAACAAGTTTGCCCGTGGCGCCTGTGAAAAGGTGAAAGAGTCGCTTGAGATCGTCAAACGTTCCCACGTGCGTGGTTTGTTATTGGATTTGCGTGACAATCCAGGCGGTCAGATGGAAGAAGCCGCTTGTATTGCGAGTCTTTTTGTAGGACCTGAAAATAAGATCTTCGAAGTTCGTTATCTGGATCCAAGCAAAAAGGCTGAAGTCTTCTATGGTGGCGAGGAAAAGCATTTTGATATGCCAATGGCTGTACTGGTGAATGCAGCCTCTGCCAGTGCTTCTGAAATCGTGGCCGGGGCTTTGCGTGACCTCAATCGCGCCGTGCTGGTGGGTGAAAGAACTTTCGGAAAAGGTTCTTTCCAAGAGGGTGAATACTGGTCCCAGAACAAGAAGATCGCTTTGTTTGAAACCAAAGGCTTCTACTACCTGCCATCGGGCCGCTCCCCACAGATGAAGGGGCTGGAGCCGGATGTGGCGGTGAATTTTGAAGAGATCTCTGTCGTGCGCGAGGCGGAGCAGTTCATCAATCCGCTGCGGGCACCGGAACGTCAGGTGCGTGCGATGGCGCAATCCATGTCCAGCAGTGAATGTCTGGACTTGGAAGACGGTTCTCCTTCTGATGATTTACAACTGACAAAAGCTCGTCAGGTTCTTTTCTGTACAAAGGCTGTGGCGAGGGCGGGGCTATGA
- a CDS encoding alkaline phosphatase D family protein, giving the protein MSTSRREFLENATKSMLIYTSLPAGLALAGNEYQSDLYTGRIPICQNMTNEISAQFTILTEGKNPYAYRVKDSQGRDLPVRKWDEEHRKHSGYGIDKLIAEKLQADQLYRLQVIDKDRGTVLDERIFKSLPLNRKTNLRFAMISCSCDIYHSQNSNMWDRMFAELPELVFVLGDSVYCDLGSDGTEKDLWRRHCETRTTLAHFRQPRLIPTLATWDDHDYGRNNENRHYAMKHVSRRIFECFFGSTPVAGYRKGHGVGSVLTGFGQRFFLMDDRFFRDEPRTGGMMWGSDQQEWLLETLGENDKPSWLMNGSQYFSSYIGNDSFQKEYMRNLSDLTGKLRRLEAPVVFASGDVHFSEVLKIEPQLLGYRTFEFTSSAMHSINYPTAWYMRNPRRLTHTWKHNFMIMKTETVKNGLSTDLYCLGRTGKLLISHAGTVQR; this is encoded by the coding sequence ATGAGCACGTCACGCCGCGAGTTCCTGGAAAATGCCACGAAATCCATGCTGATATACACAAGCCTCCCCGCGGGGCTTGCGCTGGCGGGCAATGAATATCAATCCGATCTTTACACCGGCCGAATTCCCATCTGCCAGAACATGACCAACGAAATCTCGGCTCAGTTCACCATCCTGACGGAAGGAAAAAATCCTTACGCTTACCGAGTGAAAGACTCGCAAGGGCGCGATCTTCCCGTGCGTAAATGGGATGAAGAGCACCGCAAGCATTCCGGATACGGCATCGACAAGCTGATCGCGGAAAAACTGCAGGCCGACCAATTGTACCGCCTGCAGGTCATCGATAAGGACCGCGGCACTGTGTTGGACGAACGGATCTTTAAAAGTTTACCTTTAAATCGAAAGACAAATCTGCGCTTTGCAATGATCAGTTGTTCCTGTGACATCTATCACAGCCAGAACAGCAATATGTGGGACCGGATGTTTGCCGAACTTCCCGAACTGGTGTTTGTGCTGGGGGACTCGGTGTACTGCGACCTGGGCAGTGACGGGACGGAAAAAGACCTGTGGCGCCGCCACTGCGAAACGCGCACGACTCTGGCGCATTTCCGACAACCGCGGCTGATTCCAACCTTGGCCACCTGGGATGATCATGACTATGGCCGAAACAATGAAAATCGCCACTATGCCATGAAGCATGTCTCCCGACGGATCTTTGAATGCTTCTTCGGCTCTACACCTGTCGCTGGCTATCGCAAGGGTCATGGGGTCGGTTCGGTGCTGACCGGATTTGGACAAAGATTCTTTCTTATGGATGACCGCTTCTTCCGCGATGAACCCCGAACCGGCGGCATGATGTGGGGATCGGATCAGCAGGAATGGCTGCTTGAAACTTTAGGTGAGAATGACAAACCTTCCTGGCTGATGAACGGCAGTCAGTATTTTTCATCCTATATCGGCAACGATTCGTTTCAGAAAGAATACATGCGCAACCTTTCTGATCTGACCGGAAAACTTCGCCGGTTGGAAGCCCCCGTGGTCTTTGCCTCAGGGGATGTGCACTTCAGTGAAGTTTTAAAAATTGAACCTCAGCTTCTGGGGTATCGAACCTTTGAATTCACCTCCAGCGCCATGCACAGTATTAATTATCCCACGGCCTGGTACATGCGAAACCCGCGAAGACTGACTCACACCTGGAAGCATAATTTTATGATTATGAAAACTGAGACCGTCAAAAACGGTTTGTCGACGGACCTGTACTGCCTTGGACGAACCGGCAAACTGCTGATCAGTCACGCCGGCACAGTGCAAAGATAG
- a CDS encoding alpha/beta hydrolase, whose translation MITTTLFKHKFIPAKRKSEYLMIVLHGRGDSIKPFFSFDEELNLPEMNYLLLNAPRKFLDGYTWYGEPPYQANGVMKIREKLFDLLNDLENQGWDSEKIFLFGFSQGCLISADVGLNYPKKLAGVVGISGYFNFYPRWRNNLSLDAKKTPWLFTHGHQDDILPLEETKYGVDKLKDAGLKVEWVEMDKDHSLKDEEYPIIRRWVRDQLSDLRKN comes from the coding sequence ATGATTACGACGACACTTTTTAAACACAAATTTATTCCGGCAAAAAGAAAATCCGAGTACCTGATGATCGTGCTGCACGGTCGTGGTGACAGTATCAAGCCGTTCTTTTCATTTGATGAAGAACTAAATCTGCCTGAAATGAATTATCTGCTGCTGAATGCGCCCCGCAAGTTTCTGGATGGCTACACCTGGTATGGAGAACCTCCGTATCAGGCCAACGGCGTGATGAAGATCCGTGAAAAGCTTTTTGATCTTTTAAACGATCTTGAAAATCAGGGTTGGGACAGTGAAAAGATCTTCCTGTTTGGCTTTTCGCAAGGCTGCCTGATCAGTGCGGATGTTGGTTTGAACTATCCCAAGAAGCTGGCCGGTGTGGTCGGTATCAGCGGCTATTTCAACTTCTATCCCCGTTGGAGAAACAATCTTTCGTTGGATGCGAAGAAAACCCCGTGGCTTTTCACCCACGGTCACCAGGATGATATTCTGCCTCTGGAAGAGACCAAGTACGGTGTCGACAAACTGAAGGACGCGGGTCTGAAAGTGGAGTGGGTTGAAATGGACAAAGACCATTCCCTGAAAGATGAAGAGTATCCCATTATAAGACGCTGGGTTCGCGACCAGCTTTCTGATTTAAGAAAAAATTGA
- the hppD gene encoding 4-hydroxyphenylpyruvate dioxygenase, producing the protein MAQVTEKNPVGLNGVDFIEYSGPDAHFFEQVFKRYAFKEVGQVHGKNIKLFRQGDINFILNCEPQTFATDFAKLHGPCVNATGFRVFDADQAFKTAVARGARPYDGNEHQKGATPFPAIYGIGDSLIYFMDQKNQDKLYNEIFQVKPEDKAPVGVGFTVVDHFTNNVPKGEMDKWQRFYEDVFGFYEAKFFDIRGSKTGLLSRAMRSPCGKFSVPINEPTEEKSQIQEYLDEYKGSGIQHIALLTNDINYSLESLKSSDIQFLTPPPHTYYEMIPERVPGVTEDISRLEKNAILVDGDKTGKYLLQIFTKNTFGPIFYELIQRKGHDGFGDGNFQALFDAIERDQRDRGYLT; encoded by the coding sequence ATGGCTCAAGTTACCGAGAAAAATCCGGTGGGTCTGAACGGGGTCGATTTTATCGAATACTCCGGTCCTGATGCCCACTTTTTCGAACAAGTGTTCAAGCGCTATGCTTTTAAAGAAGTTGGCCAAGTTCATGGCAAAAACATCAAGCTTTTCCGTCAAGGCGACATCAATTTTATCCTGAACTGCGAACCTCAGACATTCGCTACGGACTTTGCAAAACTTCACGGGCCGTGCGTGAATGCAACCGGCTTCCGTGTTTTTGATGCGGATCAGGCCTTCAAAACGGCTGTGGCTCGCGGTGCGCGCCCCTACGACGGCAACGAACACCAAAAAGGCGCGACTCCTTTCCCGGCAATCTACGGCATTGGTGACTCTTTGATCTATTTCATGGATCAGAAGAACCAGGACAAGCTTTACAATGAAATTTTCCAGGTGAAACCTGAAGACAAAGCGCCCGTGGGCGTGGGTTTCACAGTTGTCGATCACTTCACCAACAACGTACCAAAAGGTGAAATGGACAAATGGCAGCGTTTCTATGAAGACGTTTTCGGCTTCTATGAGGCGAAATTCTTCGATATCCGCGGCAGCAAGACGGGCCTTCTGTCCCGTGCGATGAGATCTCCGTGCGGCAAATTCTCTGTGCCTATCAATGAGCCGACTGAAGAAAAATCCCAGATTCAGGAATACCTGGATGAATATAAAGGTTCCGGCATTCAGCACATCGCTTTGCTGACCAATGATATCAATTATTCTTTGGAGTCTTTGAAGAGCAGCGACATTCAGTTCCTGACGCCGCCTCCGCACACGTACTATGAAATGATTCCTGAGCGTGTACCGGGTGTGACGGAAGATATCAGCCGTCTTGAAAAGAATGCGATCCTGGTGGATGGCGACAAAACAGGAAAATATCTGTTGCAGATCTTCACGAAAAACACTTTCGGTCCGATCTTCTATGAACTGATTCAGCGTAAAGGCCACGATGGTTTCGGCGACGGAAACTTCCAGGCTTTGTTCGATGCTATCGAGCGCGATCAGCGTGACCGCGGTTATTTGACATAG